Part of the Nicotiana sylvestris chromosome 2, ASM39365v2, whole genome shotgun sequence genome, CATAGCTTCTTTCAATTTGTTGAAGGATTCAGTTGCTTGGTCATTCCACTTGAACTCCCTTTTTTGAGTAACAAGGTCAATGGTTTATTGATTTGCCCATAATGTTGTATGAACCTTCTATAATATCCAGTTAACCCAAGAAATCCCTTAAGAGCCTTCACAGTAGTTGGTAATGGCCAATCCTCCATAGCTGTTATTTTAGAGGGATCAGTTTGTACCTCTTCCCCTGAGATGATATGGCCCAAGTAGTCTATTTGAGGTTGTTCAAAGTCACATTTGGACATCTTGgcaaatagtttgttttgcctcAACAATTGTAATACCGTACTCAGGTGGATTTTATATTCTTCAAGTGTCCTGCTATACACTAAGATGTCATCAAAGAAGACCAGAATGAACCTTCTAAGATAAGGACCAAAAATCTCATTCATCAAAGATTGAAAAGTGGCTGGAGCATTGATTAGATCAAAATGGCATCACCTTGAACTGCTAGTGGCCATGGTGGATTCTAAATGTAGTCTTGCTTTTTTTCTCCCTCTTTCATCCTCACTTGGTGGTGTCCAGCTCCTAAATCAAGCTTTGAGTATACTGTGGTGCCATGCAGTTCATCTAAGAGGTCCTCAACTACGGGGACAGGAAACTTGTTCTTCAATGTACAAGAATTCAGTTTCCTATAGTCAATACAGAGTCGCCAAGTGTTATCTTTCTTCTTTACCAATAAGGTTGGGGATGCAAATGGAGACTGACTAGGCTCTACCACCTGTGACTTAACCATTTCTGCAATGATGCTCTCCAAGGCATTCTGCTGCTCAAAAGAATACCTATATGGTTTCAAGTTGACTGGTTCTATACCCTCTTTTAAAGGAATGCTATGATCACAATTCCTTATAGGGGGAAGAGACTTGGGTTCTTCAAATACATCTGAGAATGCATTCAGCAGTGTAGTCATTGTAGGGGAAGGTTTGCTACTATCGGGCTTGGTTTCCATAAGAGAGAGCTGGGCAAAAGAGCCACATGCTGTTCTTGAGCAGTTTGGGAAAGGTTCTACCTTCTATTGAGATCAATCCAACCTTATCTTCCTTGCCTAATAGAGTAATAAATCTTCCCTCCTTAAAGAAGGAAATGATGTGAGGTCTTGTATGTAGTACCACAGGGGCAAATATATTCACCCaatctgtttaaccaaaaatctgagtctttggtcaaagctagaaagaaattcgggttactgataatcaggagacgaaaataaaatatttttgagaatgatggtaatgtagtaaatagttttgtatttcagtaagatctcaatagtatttcgtgtccttacagatgttgagtctttccccttttatagttgattctaggagaagatataATGCCTTTGTCtgaatgaggcaattatgagcaataaatgataaTTAAAAGAaatgttacacaatcatttctatttaattcagattctctaacgtatttgacatttaatgctgtatttagactcttttacgtcatcagattcgtgtCTTCAACTTTTTCTGATCTTTGATCTTTAaacgactcgaataggtacgagactcgtacctattttagtaacggtccacacctatgttgctttcttttcccccTATCTGTTGTcgctcgtgcctcttggctatttattgcgttttgaccttttgaccagtccacgtgtcatgacacgtcatcttcaatattcagactcagttttttcccaatacagatagtccccccactttccatttatttatccattaaatatttgggaagtggacctTTACAAAAAGGGAATTTTTTGCTATAATCAATGCTATAACAGTACTGACGCCCCAgttgtcttttctatttaatgTTTTGCACACGTGTCACCTTCCGATTGGTTTTGTAATTCTGCAGCCTTTTTCCAAGGTTTATTCATCCCTTAtattcacgaagtgatagttgcctttattataggctttccatcattacacttctttgcttgacggttgctattatatacatatatatcctttttccctttgttcttttcTTCATAAACCCTTAACAGATCATTTACTACTCCTTTCTACTTGAGTTCATCCTTTTCTCTGCAATGGCATCTCCGAATCCTAACCCTAAAAGAATCCCAATTCTTGATAGCTTCCCCAATGCCCCTGTAAGACATAGAAGAGGAAGAGGAGGCAGGCTTCGTAGCCTAGGATCCGTTCGTGGTGGTGCCTCTGGTTCTGTCATGCCTTCTTCTAGCTCCGGTACTATTTCCAGAGGTTCTATCACTAAGAAATCTTcctctaaaggtaaagaacttccTGAGCCTCTTCAAGAGCCTTTAGTTGAGGAAATAGTACCCAACGACCTATCTTttgagaatgataggaaatctcttcgtgagcaagttgtcaatttagagaaagctgacacttttccttctttaatcactgaacctttggtttctattgttcgaaAAGATTGCAACTGGAGAAGTGATTTTCGTATAGTAATCCCTAatccaaatcaaagaatatcttcttttaggattggattttcttttgtttatacttaccccttcactttgggatTTATTCCTGCTATTGACCCAGTCATATTTGATTTCTGtcgttttttcaaaatttgtttgggacaAATTGGTCCCCTTGtatggagaacagtggcttgtttgaggtatttaTCTGTTAAAGCCGGTGTTGATTTTTCCTTTCCCCACCTTATTCATCTTTACCACCCTAAGTTATTTCGCAATGGAGTTTTTACTCtaactgcaagaagtaaaagggtcttagtaagccctgaagatgacaaggaccgCGGGTGGTACACTCGTTATGTTGCAGTACGCACAGTTGATTTGGTGGGTGAAACAAAtatccccttccctgagaagtggaactttgctcGTAAGTTTTTTTTTACTTACCGTTCTTACCTCTTAAGAATTTAAacttcttttctaatttcatccttttttgcttttctatagcaaccatgggagatgtggaacccgttcctaatttccgtggttgggtagatttaaTCATGAAAGTCGTGCCTATGGAGGCGAGAACGTGGAAATCCATTTCCAATTtacatggttggaaagtgaagacTCACGGTATGCATCTCTTTATCATTTTTTGTATGACAAGTTCTTTATCTtttctaacttcttttttttaaatccttctttttgtcaggatttgctattcgaggaatgaCAACCGAAGTGGCTACTGCCCTTCGAGCCTCTTCTGGTACTTCTCTTTCTGTGGAGAGAACAGAAGCTAGGCTGTCAaagaggaaagttgtagaagaagATTCTGAGGACGATGAAGATGAAGACACCTCTTTGATAGCTAGACCAAGAGCCAGGAGACGCATAGTTTCCGAGAATGAAGTTGAAGTTACCCCTATCTGTGCCTCTCTTACTGAACCTGTTCACATTCCCTCTGAAGATAAAACCACTCCGAGGGACACCAACGAATCTATTCATCGTCTCTTCGTTGGTGGTTTTGAAAGTGGAGAACTAGGTCCAGTTTTAGGTGAAGTTCCTCTTTCTTCCTCTGTTCCCATTCCTTCTTTTCCTGCTTCTTTACCTATTTCTGCTCCCTTACCTGCTTCGAGTCCTATGACTCctgttattttcacttcttctaccactcTTCCTTCTATAGCTCCCCCTTCCTTTGTTCAATATGCAGAGGAGGGTTCTAGTAGCAGGAGCTTGGCTATGAGGAGCGTTACGCTTGAAGTTCCTGCTAACAACAGCCTTTTAAGGAAGTCTGGTGGAGCAGATGACTGGCTTAGGCCTTTAactggagatattgagaagaagaagatggatagccatagctgcttaactttgatgaatgacattgttcattctactttgaaggtattcttcctttacttactaacaagttttttttaaaaaaaaaaatcttatttctaTGAATTGTCACTgcaggctaacctcattggtacagaactgatgggaagaatttcccttctggaaaagaAATCCCGTGAGTCTGAAATATCtatccacgaggctgaggaaatagccaGGGGAGCACAGCTAGAAGCAGCCAATTGgaaagagcagtttgagaatgctcagggaacTATAGAAGAATTGCTAGAGAGTAGAAATCTCCTGGAGCAACAAAAGCGAGGTCTGACTTCTGAGCTAGCAgttgccaaggcttcttcaagccaatttgagAAAGATAAGGAGCGCCTTGAGTGTTCATTTTCAGAACAACTATCAAATTgtagtgaagagatcagagaacTTAAGGTACTCTTGGCcaagaaagaagagtatgcaggggagttagtgcaaagcttgactcaagctcaagctgaTTTAAAAATCTCTTCTGATAAGGTACGTACCTtagagagttctcatgcctcccttgaagcatCCTTTGAATCCTCTTTAGCTGAAAatcaagtgttaaagaatgatcttgctatgtgggaaagggagtatgaacttcttgaggagaattttaacatagaggtaagttgggctcttctaaactctcgtcgtgatgctttaatggaggccagtcaagaaaactttgatttaAACTCAGAGTTGGCCAAAGTTTTAGAGACCATTGAGAGAACCCAACAACCACTTGACTTTCCCTCTCCGTCAATTGAAGCTCCCGTGGCTGAAGAACCTTTAAATGAAGAAGTCGTTGCTATGGCAGTTGAAGttgaaaatgttgcaattccagcttcagagggtgaaacttctatgactcaGTCTGTGGAAGCTGAAGCTTCCGTGACTCTTGATTCCCTCATTGATCCTAACATTTTAAGCTCAGCTGAAACCATTcttgttgctgcttcttcagaagttgccactgtgcctgtggctgaaagtgaaattaatattgcaacttctgatgtgctaaccccttcaattggatgatggttttatctcttagtttttaagggattttttggtgaaagtccccagttatcataatggggcacttgtataaacttttattgactaagtttctacttagtctttttaattatattaagaagttttgttagtacttcaatgtgttctattcttgccttttccttacttatttaggacttatagaatagtttagcatttttatcctttgaaaatgctttatgattcttctcatgacttattaacatgaggtttataaaagagggcccttttattttatcgacacttaatgaagaagacgtctcaacttcacaatggtgttataatacgatgaaagaaataggaatacacatgttttgtatgaaacaactttgacaagttttattcatgaactttaacaagttttttttactattacatgtattaaaatccaTCTATGACTTTCtcataactgtttttcttgtaacagattttttcataatataaaataaacaaggtttttcttcataacctgttttagtacatagccaagaccctatctttatatattaagaaggaTCAAAGAGGTGTTGTCTTCGTTTATGAggttgagagatgactctgttgttctcatgggaaaaacattatgatgaatgtcttatgtttgttgaacacgatgatgaatgctgaagactttgtaactttttctcaacacttgtctctttgtggccaacttttgttcgatattcgtatctgtttATCTACACATATCtatgtataatatgtagtcccccaagtgtttgagcgttgaagtatgaagcctcgagcacttgtttatttctttctatttggtccttttcctgaaacagaaaaagatacgggactcggaggtgtgattatagatgaagactgcctaactcgtgtgtatttccataagattaattgtaaccctgggctgggaattttagaacactccattttgccttgcaggtcgtgactcatcatttggcacgagttagggtttttgcctagcatctaaaatcgttagtaaaacctTAATAATTCAAAGGAAAAAATTTTAACATggcgatacctgaccgtgggtactttctcagaagtaatacctctttaaatggacggcattccaatgtgagggtaaaattttgtcgtccattgtctccaactcgtatgctccttttcccgcaatgtcacgaactttgtatggtccttcccacgttggacttagctttcctgaattagcagcctttgcagattggaacacctttttaagcacgaagtccccaattttgaaaaatctgaggcgtgctttcctattgtaatatcgttcaattacttgcttttgtgctgccattcttatcaatgcagcttctcttcttccttcaagcaaatcaaggttgacccgcatctcttcatcattagattcctccgttgcccgaacgtaccgtgtgcttggttcacctatttcaactggaattaaggcttccgcaccataaaccattgaaaatggtgtttctccagtgcttgtttttgtcgttgtacgataagcctacaatactccaggtaatacctcaggtcaattaccttttgaatcctgtaacctcttcttcaagttgttgataatgactttgttagtggattccgcttgtccattacccactggatggtatggcgtagacgttattcttttaatttgccaactttgaagaaattctgtgatttgagctcctatgaattgtggtccattgtcacacacgatctcctttggtgctccaaaacggcatattatatttcgccatatgaagtctttaacttccttctctcgtacctgtttaaatgctcctacttctacccatttagttAAATAATCCgtgagtacaagtagaaactttacctgaccttttgcttgtggaagtggacctacgatatccattccccatttcataaagggccacggggctataacagggtgtagtaactcagctggtctgtgcatattattgtcgtatctttgacatttatcacatttggacacgaaactgtttgcctcttcttccattttaggccaataatatcctgctcgaatcaatgttcttaccagtgaccttccccctgcgtgatttccacaatgtccttcgtgcacttccctcatcacatattctgtttgagagggtccgagacactgtgctagtggtccaccgaacatctttcgataaagatttccttgataaaaacaatatcgagcggcttttttgcgaagcgcgtgagccttcccTTTGTCAATAGGCACGATTTTGTGCTataaaaaagcaataatttcgtttctccaatcccatgttagatgattaaaatttacctcattcttatcaagttcgagaacggaatgaaataaatgtatgactgaa contains:
- the LOC138886216 gene encoding uncharacterized mitochondrial protein AtMg00860-like, coding for MNEIFGPYLRRFILVFFDDILVYSRTLEEYKIHLSTVLQLLRQNKLFAKMSKCDFEQPQIDYLGHIISGEEVQTDPSKITAMEDWPLPTTVKALKGFLGLTGYYRREFKWNDQATESFNKLKEAMTNAPVLALPDFIKTFVVEVDAFNVGIGAVLMQSGQPISFISQALCAKHQGLSTYEKELIALLFAIEK